From one Leptospira kanakyensis genomic stretch:
- a CDS encoding class I SAM-dependent RNA methyltransferase, producing the protein MDKVIVESLDSDFSGIVTAPNGKKVNVFFAYPGDELHVEYVKRRPRQRSLRIQETIRNHDWKLVRCNVFGECGGCTGQHIDYAKQLELKFSPILQSFQKDLGISITPLPTAKIYEYRSRMDFSVFPGPIIGQRQRGNFRKVVPISSCSIQSNWANDALKDVQSVLEQIPEVIWDRKNEDGGLKYLTIRKAQNTDDGILIFTFTDGYESHPSMEKFRNLCLLSLKQESLLFCYNRPKSEVSAFGRPEILRGKSTFTENVLGETFQIPFDSFFQPNPAGFLPILSFIKERIPKSGKNLIDLFCGNGFFSLLYGDSFENVDGYELTESSISIASSTFQNRYPNKSHSFQIANLFMSTELLKQKEEATLILDPPRAGAGKLVTQWIRDFGPEYVFYVSCNPYSQKEDVSTFLPNYDFVDGILIDPYPHTPHTESVLFFQRKRT; encoded by the coding sequence TTGGATAAAGTCATTGTGGAAAGTTTAGATTCCGATTTTTCAGGAATCGTCACTGCACCTAACGGAAAAAAGGTGAATGTATTTTTTGCTTATCCAGGAGATGAACTTCATGTGGAGTATGTCAAACGCAGGCCAAGACAAAGGTCGTTGCGTATCCAAGAAACCATCCGTAACCATGATTGGAAACTTGTCCGATGCAATGTGTTTGGAGAATGTGGGGGATGCACCGGCCAACATATAGATTACGCAAAACAATTAGAACTAAAATTTTCACCCATCCTCCAATCCTTCCAAAAAGATTTAGGAATTTCCATCACACCCCTTCCAACGGCTAAAATTTATGAATATAGGTCACGAATGGATTTTTCCGTTTTCCCTGGGCCAATCATCGGCCAAAGACAAAGAGGGAATTTTCGAAAGGTGGTTCCTATTTCCTCTTGTTCCATCCAATCCAATTGGGCAAATGATGCTCTAAAAGATGTACAATCTGTACTAGAACAAATACCAGAAGTAATCTGGGACAGAAAAAATGAAGATGGTGGGCTCAAATATCTCACCATTCGAAAAGCTCAAAATACCGATGATGGAATTTTAATTTTTACTTTTACTGATGGATACGAATCACATCCTTCTATGGAAAAATTTCGTAACCTCTGTTTGCTGTCTTTAAAACAAGAGTCCTTATTATTTTGTTACAATAGACCCAAGTCGGAAGTTTCTGCTTTTGGGCGTCCGGAAATTTTAAGAGGCAAATCCACATTTACTGAAAATGTTTTGGGAGAAACCTTTCAGATTCCATTTGATTCTTTTTTCCAACCAAACCCAGCAGGATTTTTACCGATCCTTTCCTTTATCAAGGAACGAATTCCCAAATCGGGAAAAAATCTTATCGATTTATTTTGTGGAAATGGTTTCTTTTCTTTGTTATACGGTGATTCATTCGAAAATGTGGATGGTTATGAACTGACCGAATCCTCCATCTCCATTGCATCTTCCACTTTCCAAAATCGATACCCAAACAAATCCCATTCATTCCAAATCGCAAACCTCTTTATGTCGACGGAACTTCTGAAACAAAAAGAGGAAGCCACACTCATTTTGGATCCTCCCCGGGCCGGTGCTGGGAAATTAGTCACTCAATGGATTCGTGATTTTGGTCCAGAATATGTATTCTATGTCTCCTGTAACCCTTACTCCCAAAAAGAAGATGTATCTACTTTCCTGCCAAATTATGATTTTGTAGATGGAATCCTAATCGATCCCTACCCTCACACGCCCCATACGGAATCCGTACTTTTCTTTCAAAGAAAGCGCACATAA
- a CDS encoding HDOD domain-containing protein, protein MATVEEYLSQIKDLTIVPPVLLSVLSLDDDNELSFGELEKKVQSDQVLVARLLKLANSPFFSRGNPVANMKQVITRLGFKTVRSMVAMSMTDSLFSQGNYKKFRDEVWDHSVAKGIFAQILCEEKKFKKEAELAITCGLMQDLGRIVLNTIDRTKYVEVLTEFQTSDVSLISLEKKFFGVDSYEMGSAAAKLWKMPNIIISSIEDLAKPVTEQSALGQIIGFAGVIAKLTGHGKQEPGTTEKFEEYKQILNLEIEDQKVFLTAKDEKLKTNELYQFCSTL, encoded by the coding sequence ATGGCTACAGTTGAAGAATACCTCTCCCAAATCAAAGACCTGACGATTGTACCGCCGGTCTTACTTTCCGTACTTTCCCTAGATGATGACAACGAACTCTCCTTTGGGGAATTAGAAAAAAAAGTCCAATCAGACCAAGTCTTAGTAGCAAGACTTTTAAAACTTGCGAACTCACCATTTTTCTCTAGAGGAAATCCTGTAGCTAACATGAAACAGGTGATCACTCGACTGGGATTCAAAACCGTTCGAAGTATGGTAGCGATGTCTATGACAGACTCGTTATTTAGCCAAGGTAATTATAAAAAATTTAGAGATGAAGTTTGGGATCATTCTGTTGCCAAAGGGATTTTTGCACAAATTCTTTGTGAAGAGAAAAAATTCAAAAAAGAAGCGGAACTTGCCATCACCTGCGGACTGATGCAAGATCTCGGTAGAATTGTACTCAATACCATTGATCGAACAAAATATGTAGAAGTGCTTACCGAATTCCAAACTTCTGATGTCAGTTTGATTTCCTTAGAGAAAAAATTCTTTGGAGTGGATTCTTACGAAATGGGAAGTGCGGCAGCAAAACTTTGGAAGATGCCAAACATCATCATTTCCTCTATTGAAGATTTGGCAAAACCTGTTACCGAACAATCGGCTCTCGGTCAAATCATTGGATTTGCTGGTGTGATTGCAAAACTAACGGGCCATGGCAAACAAGAACCAGGAACCACAGAAAAGTTTGAGGAATACAAACAAATCCTAAACCTTGAAATTGAAGACC
- a CDS encoding SpoIID/LytB domain-containing protein, which produces MKIQKSILFLCLAILGQIGCASVMVTNWTPDDSGFKTKPVRVLLGYATDEEVFKSTGEIIVRDANDLTIKKAYDFLSLNPTVLKAPISIQSNSEWIEYKGVSYRGTILLKPIDGKIYIINLVPVEAYLLSVVPSEVSASWPKEALKAQAICARTYVVREMLNRKKQEFDVDTSTNTQVYKGKNKEHRNTSEAVFETEGLILIHKGQPIQSFFHSNAGGYTEDPANVWGSPVEYLKPVPSEYDKDGDQYSWEEKWKTDFINTNLRDLGVGEIQDIIVSSRFPSSRVNEIEIIGASGSKKIKATEFRKKLGATKLKSTRFGIRKEESGDFYVKGLGSGHGVGMSQWGSFAMAKSQFNHREILQHYFKGIEFARIVAR; this is translated from the coding sequence ATGAAGATTCAAAAATCGATTTTATTTTTATGTTTGGCCATCTTAGGGCAAATCGGTTGTGCGAGTGTGATGGTAACTAATTGGACACCAGATGATTCTGGTTTCAAAACAAAACCAGTTCGTGTGTTACTCGGTTATGCGACTGATGAAGAGGTGTTTAAGTCTACAGGAGAAATCATTGTTCGAGATGCAAACGACCTCACCATTAAAAAAGCTTATGATTTTTTATCTTTAAATCCCACAGTTCTAAAAGCCCCAATTTCCATTCAAAGCAATTCAGAATGGATTGAATACAAGGGAGTGAGTTACAGAGGAACAATTTTACTCAAACCAATTGATGGAAAAATTTATATTATCAATTTAGTTCCGGTTGAGGCCTATCTTTTATCGGTTGTTCCTTCTGAGGTAAGTGCTTCTTGGCCAAAAGAAGCTCTCAAAGCCCAAGCGATTTGTGCTAGAACCTACGTGGTCAGAGAAATGTTAAATCGCAAAAAACAAGAGTTTGACGTTGATACTTCTACCAATACACAAGTTTATAAGGGAAAGAATAAAGAACACCGAAATACTTCGGAAGCAGTTTTTGAAACAGAAGGTCTGATCCTCATTCACAAAGGACAACCCATTCAAAGTTTTTTCCATTCCAATGCCGGTGGATATACGGAAGACCCAGCCAACGTTTGGGGAAGTCCTGTTGAATATTTAAAACCAGTACCATCAGAATATGATAAAGATGGAGACCAATATTCCTGGGAAGAAAAATGGAAAACAGATTTTATAAATACCAACTTACGTGACTTAGGTGTAGGTGAGATCCAAGATATTATTGTCAGTAGTCGATTCCCCTCTTCTCGAGTGAATGAAATTGAAATCATTGGAGCTTCTGGATCCAAAAAAATCAAAGCGACTGAGTTTCGAAAAAAATTGGGAGCAACCAAATTAAAATCCACAAGATTTGGAATTCGTAAAGAAGAGTCTGGAGATTTTTATGTGAAGGGACTTGGCTCAGGACATGGAGTGGGAATGTCTCAGTGGGGAAGTTTTGCCATGGCAAAAAGTCAGTTCAACCACAGGGAAATCCTACAACACTACTTCAAAGGAATCGAATTCGCAAGGATTGTCGCGAGGTAA
- a CDS encoding ammonium transporter, giving the protein MKQYFKSIAFLLLVVPMFLFADEAATVANPAEETAKAIQTLTVGLDTLWVLVAGMLVFFMNAGFALVESGFAQSKNTVNILAKNFIVFAAATFSYWAIGWGLMFGDGSPYLASEGLFFLGGADNSPAIGDAYQGVYSSMNWTGIPLFAKFFFQLVFAATAATIVSGAVAERIKFHSFLIFSFILVAFLYPFTGHWVWGGGWISALGFHDFAGSTVVHSVGGWAALAGAIVLGARKGKYLPDGRIKPILGHNMTSAALGTLILWLGWFGFNPGSTMGVGDGSVMAHVIVTTNISAALGALASTVTAWVILKKPDLGMILNGTLAGLVGITAPCAIVSPTSAAIIGAVSGTLVVLSVLFFDKIKIDDPVGATSVHLVCGIWGTLAVAIFGYEGAPAGVEVPSILTQLIGILAIGGFTFVVSFILWYVLKLAGGIRVGEEEELSGLDLGEHGAEAYPDFNIRARG; this is encoded by the coding sequence ATGAAACAGTATTTCAAATCAATCGCCTTCCTGCTCCTGGTTGTTCCGATGTTCCTTTTTGCAGATGAAGCTGCAACCGTCGCGAACCCAGCAGAGGAAACCGCAAAAGCAATCCAAACTTTAACAGTAGGTTTAGACACCTTGTGGGTGTTAGTCGCTGGTATGTTGGTATTCTTTATGAATGCCGGTTTTGCTCTCGTTGAATCGGGTTTTGCTCAATCAAAGAACACCGTGAACATTCTCGCTAAAAACTTTATCGTTTTTGCTGCCGCAACTTTCTCCTACTGGGCGATCGGTTGGGGTTTGATGTTTGGTGATGGATCTCCTTATTTAGCAAGTGAAGGCCTTTTTTTCTTAGGTGGAGCTGATAACTCACCCGCAATTGGTGATGCATACCAAGGTGTTTATTCATCTATGAATTGGACAGGTATTCCTCTATTTGCGAAATTTTTCTTTCAATTGGTTTTTGCAGCAACAGCAGCAACCATCGTATCTGGAGCTGTGGCAGAACGAATTAAATTTCATTCCTTCCTTATCTTCTCCTTTATTCTTGTCGCATTTTTATATCCATTTACTGGTCACTGGGTATGGGGTGGTGGATGGATTTCCGCACTTGGTTTCCATGACTTTGCCGGATCTACCGTAGTACACTCTGTAGGTGGTTGGGCCGCTCTTGCTGGTGCCATCGTTCTTGGAGCTAGAAAAGGAAAGTATTTACCTGATGGTAGAATCAAACCAATTCTTGGTCATAACATGACATCTGCAGCTCTTGGAACTCTTATCCTTTGGCTCGGTTGGTTTGGATTTAACCCAGGTTCTACTATGGGTGTTGGTGACGGAAGTGTAATGGCACATGTGATTGTGACTACTAACATTTCAGCTGCTCTTGGTGCACTTGCATCTACAGTCACTGCTTGGGTCATTTTGAAAAAACCTGATCTTGGTATGATCCTTAACGGAACACTTGCTGGTCTTGTTGGTATCACTGCACCTTGTGCGATTGTGAGCCCAACGTCTGCTGCCATCATTGGTGCTGTGTCAGGAACTCTCGTTGTATTATCAGTTCTTTTCTTTGACAAAATCAAAATTGATGACCCGGTGGGTGCAACTTCTGTTCACTTAGTTTGTGGTATTTGGGGAACATTAGCAGTAGCAATCTTCGGATATGAAGGTGCCCCTGCTGGAGTAGAAGTTCCTTCCATTCTAACTCAACTTATTGGAATCCTTGCTATCGGTGGTTTCACATTCGTAGTTTCTTTCATCCTATGGTATGTCTTGAAATTGGCTGGTGGAATCCGAGTTGGTGAAGAAGAAGAACTTAGTGGTTTGGATCTTGGGGAACACGGAGCAGAAGCTTACCCTGATTTCAATATCCGAGCTCGTGGTTAA
- a CDS encoding adenylate/guanylate cyclase domain-containing protein — MVFSKRLFCFVYTILLLAGFLSSLSAQVLLTNQILDLRSETSFGQSVHKWSFKPGDSPLVTESEEDDLYLDEENGQTRALRFAHAQTQLGESVRNGWISGFQVQTAWNKVKDGDGEFYFPDFPKYLESYKGYAWYRTEIRITEEDIRTRFKSRNLSVRLGQISQADAVYWNGKFIGGTGLHLDTEENAQLEDKSLYSDKIRFYQIPIDSLKTDEPNILAVRVYAKYPLSPGLSHDKFYVSSVKYSERAEYWNDFKKIFVIVLTLLLGSFYLYWQFLFRNEDDATVYFALGSIFMALNTLFQSQIIYSVVGDGFWIKKIEYLAWIGLVHLLFNFIVRFAHVRQGWIKTTNRYIDFAGLLSIVIVLVSPNFLFLSKFFFYWSFVTILLGGALFYIIFLGRKVPSMGTVSLGFLAFIVLMLNDIFVEMQWEWYPSHTYVKDYAFAAFSVSVALSIVKNMIDSRRLVEKQREEKDRLSRYFSPAVMETIVADNIKLGGEEREIATLFSDIVGFTTFAEKNPPGVVLQNLNTIFESLSDLIFHYSATLDKFIGDAIMAFWGAPKQTELDAYKAVACAVDMQKRMEEINRDLGLPPGTFRLRIGVNFGEAIVGNIGSVKRMDYTVIGDAVNTAARLESHGIPGKVAVSEAAFLAAGGSEYIEYEDIKELSLKGKAEPVKVYFVTKVKPRPGI; from the coding sequence ATGGTTTTTTCGAAAAGACTCTTTTGTTTTGTGTATACAATCCTTCTTCTTGCGGGATTTCTCTCAAGCCTATCGGCACAAGTTCTCCTCACCAACCAGATTTTAGACCTTAGGTCAGAAACTTCCTTTGGCCAGTCAGTCCATAAATGGAGTTTCAAACCCGGTGATTCCCCCCTTGTGACAGAATCAGAAGAAGACGATTTGTATTTAGATGAAGAAAACGGACAAACAAGAGCCTTACGATTCGCCCATGCCCAAACCCAACTAGGAGAATCAGTCCGAAATGGATGGATCTCCGGTTTCCAAGTACAAACCGCTTGGAATAAGGTGAAGGATGGTGACGGAGAATTCTATTTTCCAGACTTTCCTAAATATTTGGAATCTTACAAAGGATATGCTTGGTATAGAACCGAAATTCGAATTACCGAAGAAGACATCCGAACCCGATTCAAATCACGGAACCTATCGGTGCGACTAGGGCAAATCTCCCAAGCAGATGCCGTATATTGGAATGGGAAATTCATCGGTGGGACGGGCCTTCATTTGGACACAGAAGAAAATGCCCAGTTAGAAGATAAATCTCTCTATAGTGATAAAATTCGATTTTACCAAATTCCTATCGACAGTTTAAAAACAGATGAACCCAACATCCTTGCTGTCAGAGTTTATGCAAAGTATCCTTTGAGTCCTGGACTGTCTCATGATAAATTTTATGTATCTTCGGTGAAGTATTCAGAACGAGCAGAATATTGGAATGATTTCAAAAAGATTTTTGTCATCGTACTTACTTTGTTACTTGGAAGTTTTTATTTATATTGGCAGTTTTTGTTTCGAAACGAGGATGATGCTACCGTTTATTTTGCGTTAGGTTCCATTTTTATGGCTCTAAATACTTTGTTTCAAAGCCAAATTATTTATTCTGTTGTTGGTGATGGATTTTGGATCAAAAAAATAGAGTATCTGGCTTGGATTGGCCTCGTCCATTTACTTTTCAATTTTATCGTTCGTTTCGCCCATGTTAGGCAGGGTTGGATCAAAACCACAAACAGATACATTGATTTTGCTGGTTTACTTTCCATTGTTATAGTCCTTGTATCACCTAACTTTCTCTTTCTTTCTAAGTTTTTCTTCTATTGGAGTTTTGTAACAATTTTACTGGGAGGAGCGTTGTTCTATATCATTTTCCTAGGAAGAAAGGTTCCGTCTATGGGAACGGTCTCTCTTGGATTTTTGGCATTTATTGTTCTTATGCTAAATGATATCTTTGTGGAAATGCAATGGGAATGGTATCCAAGTCATACCTACGTAAAAGATTATGCCTTTGCCGCATTTTCCGTTTCGGTCGCCCTTTCGATTGTCAAAAACATGATAGATTCAAGGAGGCTTGTGGAAAAACAAAGAGAAGAAAAAGACAGACTTTCTCGTTATTTTTCGCCTGCTGTTATGGAGACCATCGTTGCCGACAATATAAAGTTAGGTGGTGAAGAAAGGGAAATTGCTACTTTATTTTCCGATATTGTTGGGTTTACTACTTTTGCAGAAAAAAATCCACCTGGAGTTGTTCTTCAAAACCTAAATACAATTTTTGAATCCTTGTCCGATTTGATTTTTCATTATTCGGCTACCTTGGATAAATTCATCGGGGATGCCATTATGGCATTCTGGGGAGCACCCAAACAAACCGAACTAGATGCTTATAAAGCTGTAGCCTGTGCCGTAGATATGCAAAAACGAATGGAAGAAATCAATCGTGACCTTGGTCTTCCGCCGGGAACCTTTCGTTTGCGGATCGGTGTTAATTTTGGGGAAGCAATTGTCGGTAACATTGGTTCTGTCAAACGAATGGACTATACTGTTATCGGTGATGCTGTCAATACAGCGGCTAGGCTCGAAAGTCATGGAATCCCTGGCAAAGTAGCTGTTTCGGAAGCTGCCTTTCTTGCTGCAGGAGGTAGCGAATACATTGAATATGAAGACATCAAAGAACTTTCCTTAAAAGGGAAAGCAGAACCGGTCAAAGTGTACTTTGTCACAAAGGTAAAACCAAGACCAGGGATTTGA
- a CDS encoding ATP-dependent Clp protease adaptor ClpS: MTEENLPTTFEETKSKFDSIYFYFVILFNDSIHEFSYVEDCLMKLCFKTKKEAKKIAMEAHSNGKAVCFQGSMEECETVAENMTTANLTVILGV, translated from the coding sequence ATGACTGAAGAAAACTTACCTACTACATTTGAAGAAACAAAATCTAAGTTTGATTCAATTTACTTTTATTTTGTGATTTTGTTCAATGATTCCATCCATGAGTTTTCTTACGTAGAAGATTGTTTGATGAAACTTTGTTTTAAAACAAAAAAAGAAGCCAAAAAAATTGCTATGGAAGCACATAGCAACGGTAAAGCAGTGTGTTTTCAAGGTAGTATGGAAGAATGTGAAACAGTTGCTGAGAATATGACAACTGCCAACTTAACAGTTATACTTGGCGTATAA
- a CDS encoding deoxyribodipyrimidine photolyase, translated as MTEERIRPCNEKPLNTSGHYVLYWMQAYRRFDSNHAFAYAVNLAKKHKKELIVYEGLRSDYPWNSERIHRFIIEGMYDNQTRADELGINYWSFVESKSNPARGILKEISKNAVAIVTDDFPCFIIPEQTAKLASKVGCPLYAVDSNSLLPLSRFAKEASAARILRIWIHKEFLKGIPEMAKPKWTKEDLRDLNQNSRPPKGFGLPNNLDSFLKTFEFKDLVPPAKGVKGGRNEALKILKSFITKKIQEYETGRSNPNPPDITATSGLSPYLHFGHIGIEDIFQAALESKTKWNPERMSHQKPGDRENFYSESTSTNHFLDELITWRDIGYLFFWKSKPKNINLENLPDWVKTNFKKHKSDTREYIYNLEQFESAKTHDELWNAAQIELMKTGRMHNYMRMLWGKKVIEWTKSYEEAFQILEHLNNKYAYDGRNPNSYTGILWCFGLFDRPWFPERNVFGNVRFMSSDSTKKKFKMKSYLEYIGELSGTSDSLFHD; from the coding sequence GTGACTGAAGAAAGAATTCGGCCCTGCAATGAAAAACCCTTAAATACTAGCGGACACTATGTCCTCTATTGGATGCAAGCCTATCGCCGGTTTGATTCGAATCATGCTTTTGCTTATGCAGTAAATTTAGCAAAAAAACATAAAAAAGAACTGATCGTTTACGAGGGACTTCGTTCTGACTACCCTTGGAATTCAGAAAGGATTCACAGGTTCATCATCGAAGGGATGTATGACAACCAAACAAGAGCAGACGAACTAGGTATCAATTATTGGTCGTTTGTCGAATCAAAATCAAATCCGGCACGAGGGATTCTAAAAGAAATCTCCAAAAATGCCGTCGCCATAGTCACAGATGATTTTCCTTGTTTTATCATCCCAGAACAAACTGCGAAACTTGCAAGTAAGGTGGGTTGCCCCCTTTATGCAGTGGATAGTAATTCTCTACTCCCACTCTCTCGGTTTGCCAAAGAAGCCAGTGCCGCAAGGATTCTACGAATTTGGATTCATAAAGAGTTCCTAAAAGGGATACCTGAAATGGCCAAACCAAAATGGACAAAGGAAGATTTACGGGACTTAAATCAAAATTCGAGGCCACCAAAAGGATTCGGGTTACCTAACAATCTAGATTCTTTTTTAAAAACTTTTGAATTTAAAGATTTAGTTCCTCCCGCCAAAGGAGTGAAAGGTGGCCGTAACGAAGCTTTAAAAATTTTAAAATCCTTTATCACAAAAAAAATACAAGAATATGAAACTGGCCGCTCAAATCCAAATCCTCCAGATATAACAGCTACAAGCGGACTTTCTCCTTACCTTCATTTTGGACATATTGGAATCGAAGACATTTTCCAAGCTGCTTTAGAATCTAAAACAAAATGGAATCCAGAAAGGATGAGCCACCAGAAACCAGGCGATCGTGAAAATTTTTATTCAGAGTCCACTTCCACCAATCACTTCTTAGATGAACTAATCACATGGAGAGACATCGGATATTTATTTTTTTGGAAATCCAAACCAAAGAATATCAATTTAGAAAATCTTCCCGATTGGGTGAAAACCAATTTTAAAAAACATAAATCGGATACAAGAGAGTATATTTATAATTTAGAACAGTTTGAATCTGCGAAAACTCATGATGAACTTTGGAACGCTGCCCAAATTGAACTAATGAAAACCGGTAGAATGCATAACTATATGCGAATGTTATGGGGAAAAAAAGTAATCGAGTGGACAAAATCCTACGAAGAAGCCTTCCAAATTTTGGAACATCTAAACAATAAATATGCCTACGATGGAAGAAATCCCAATTCTTATACGGGGATTTTATGGTGTTTTGGATTGTTTGACAGACCTTGGTTTCCTGAACGAAATGTGTTTGGGAATGTAAGGTTTATGTCTTCCGATTCAACAAAAAAGAAGTTTAAAATGAAATCGTATTTGGAGTATATTGGTGAACTGAGCGGAACCTCCGACTCACTTTTCCATGACTGA